The genomic window TTTCGGCCGGTTAAAAGAACTATTGATGTGATTGATATATTCGACAAAATCAATGAGAAACTTCCGGCCCGACTGCTTCTGATTGGTGAGGGACCGGAAACCATCCTGGCCCGGAGGCAGGTCAACAAGAAACAATTGTCCGACCGGGTGACGTTTCTTGGCAATCAAAGCCGGGTGGAGGGTATTCTGCCGATCTCCGATCTCTTTTTGCTTCCGTCAGAGGAGGAATCATTTGGTCTGGCTGCTCTGGAGGCGCTGGCCTGCGGAGTTCCGGTAATCGGGACTCTTAAAACCGGACTGGCGGAAGTTATTACGGATAAGGTTAACGGATTCCTGTTTCCCATTGGCGATACCGCCTCGATGGCTCAGGCGGCTATAGAATTACTCCGTGACAAGCCGCGCCTGGCCGGGTTTAAGGCCGAGGCCAGTCGCCTGGCAGTGGAACGATTCAACAACGGTAAAATTGTCAGTGAATACGAAAATTACTACCGGGAGATTTTAAATGGATGATCCCCGACTCGATGTTCTGGCTATTGCCGCCCACCGTGATGATATCGAAATCACCTGCGGCGGGACGATAATAAAGATGGTCGATTCCGGGAAAAAAGTCGGTATTCTTGATCTGACCCGGGGCGAGATGGGAACCAAGGGGACGGCTGAGGAACGTGAGCGCGACTCAATCGAAGCGGCCCGGATTATGGGTATTCACTGGCGCGGTAATCTGAATTTGCCTGATGCCGGGATTGAGATTACGCGGGAGAATAAACTCAATATTGCGCGGGTGATCCGAAAATTCAAACCGGAGCTGGTCATATTGCCATTCTGGATTCAGCGCCATCCCGATCACCTCTACGCTTCACAATTGGGTTACGATGCCTGTTTCCTGGCCGGGCTGAAAAAACTGGAAATCGAAAACGAACCGCATCGACCGCGCAAGATAATATACACCTCGTCTTTTCGTGATGTGCATCATTCGTTCTTTATTGATGTGACAAAGCAAATGTCGCGTAAGCTCGATGCCGTAGCGGCCTATAAATCTCAGTTTGACGGATCGCCGCAGTCAAAGGAAATCTTCAAACCCGGGGTTGATATCTTCGAATTTATGACCGTTACGGCCAAACATTATGGTCATCTGGTCGGGGTAGATTACGCCGAGGCGTTTTGTGTTAAAGAGAATATTTTAATCGATGATCCGACAGCCATGCCGGTTCGTTCTATCTAAAGCAATCAGTTTTTCGAGCAATATTACTACTCGGCCTGGCCAAGCACCACAGGCCGGCTAACCTGGGATTCCAGGGTGTCCATTTCTTTTTCAAGAGCATCCGGATTATAGCCGTCTTTTCGAACCCGGAGATCGAAATAAATAATGACTCCAACTATTGGTATCAACGGGCTGGCTATCATCCAGCCTAAATGTTTGATGTAATCCGGCACGAGTTCGAATATAATCATCAGGACAAACATTACTATATTCAATATCAAACCAATCCAGAATATTTTCCACCACGAACCCTTAACCAGATTGCGGCTTCGGGCCAGAGAATCCAGAACTCCACATTTTTCAAATAATATAGCGGGAATGAAAACATACCAAGCCACACTTAAGTAGATTGCAAAAGGGATTCCAACAATGGTGATTAATAAAGCGGTAACAGCCAGTGAATAAAGAATACCCGCAAAAACCATCGTTCCATAGCGTTTGAAAGCCCGTTTATAGCTGTGGCCAATTTTTATTTTTCGGTTAAGATATTGATCTCCAATCAGGCATACAATGGCGGCATTGTAAAGAGGGGCGACCACAATGGTCTCAATCATGAACAGAATCGCTTCCGGGAATGAGATAATTATATCACCATTATGGAAGGAGGTTATGTCAAGATTATTCCATATGTTGATATGAGACAGGATATATAACGGTAAATAAATAAGAGCCGTCATAATCATCAGATTAAGGAAGTGTTTAACATAAATTCTGAACGACTCCCCGAAGATTTCCGAAATATCTCGCGGCCCGAGGATG from Candidatus Zixiibacteriota bacterium includes these protein-coding regions:
- the bshB1 gene encoding bacillithiol biosynthesis deacetylase BshB1; translated protein: MDDPRLDVLAIAAHRDDIEITCGGTIIKMVDSGKKVGILDLTRGEMGTKGTAEERERDSIEAARIMGIHWRGNLNLPDAGIEITRENKLNIARVIRKFKPELVILPFWIQRHPDHLYASQLGYDACFLAGLKKLEIENEPHRPRKIIYTSSFRDVHHSFFIDVTKQMSRKLDAVAAYKSQFDGSPQSKEIFKPGVDIFEFMTVTAKHYGHLVGVDYAEAFCVKENILIDDPTAMPVRSI